The Mytilus trossulus isolate FHL-02 chromosome 13, PNRI_Mtr1.1.1.hap1, whole genome shotgun sequence genome has a segment encoding these proteins:
- the LOC134694876 gene encoding dnaJ homolog subfamily C member 7-like yields the protein MTDVDTMEVDPQPTEDEVVDLTEDSSEPEIPEPDPEVLAENKKEEGNTYYKQKLYQQALSCYSDAINLCPKFAAYYGNRAATYMMLSKYKDALEDARQSVKLDDAFVKGYMREGKCHLALGDTMAAERCYKKVLDLEKGNKTAQEDLKSTSAVREYETMAETDFTKGDFRRAVFCMDRCIERCPACHRFKIKKAEALTLLGRYQEAQELANDMLQRDSLNADAIYVRGMCLYYNDNVDKAYQHFQKVLRLAPDHSKAKEIYKKAKALNAKKEEGNKEFRAGHLQAAYDLYSEALAIDPFNKFTNSKLYCNRGTCSAKLGKSQQCIDDCTKAVELDDTYLKAYLRRARSYMDMELYEEAVRDYEKVNKLDRTRENKRLLQEAKLELKKSKRKDYYKLLGVNKTATDDEIKKSYRKRALVHHPDRHSHDTPEKQKDEEKIFKEIGEAYSVLSDPKKKERYDSGADIDDLEGGGGFDHIDPNMIFQQFFGGGGNGFSFGGNSGGHSHGGGGGGFPGGFSFQFG from the exons ATGACGGACGTGGATACGATGGAAGTTGACCCTCAACCAACTGAAGACGAAGTAGTCGATTTAACAGAAGATAG tTCTGAACCAGAAATACCAGAGCCTGATCCAGAGGTCCTGGCAGAAAACAAGAAGGAAGAAGGGAATACATATTACAAACAGAAATTATACCAACAAGCCTTGTCATGTTACTCAGATGCAATAA ATCTATGTCCAAAGTTTGCAGCATACTATGGAAACAGAGCAGCTACATATATGATGTTAAGTAAATACAAAGATGCATTAGAAGATGCACGACAGTCTGTCAAATTAGACGATGCATTTGTTAAG GGATATATGAGGGAAGGAAAATGTCATTTAGCACTGGGAGATACCATGGCTGCAGAAAGATGTTACAAAAAAGTTTTAGATTTGGAAAAGGGGAATAAAACTGCACAAGAAGAT TTAAAATCAACAAGTGCAGTAAGAGAATATGAAACTATGGCAGAAACAGATTTTACAAAAGGAGATTTTAGAAGG gcTGTGTTTTGTATGGACCGATGTATAGAAAGATGTCCAGCATGTCACAGATTTAAAATCAAGAAAGCAGAAGCATTAACATTGTTAGGTAGATACCAGGAAGCACAGGAATTAGCTAA TGATATGTTACAAAGAGACAGTTTAAATGCAGATGCTATTTATGTACGAGGAATgtgtttatattataatgaCAATGTAGACAAAGCAtatcaacattttcaaaaagttttacGACTAGCACCTGATCACAGTAAAGCAAAAGAAATTTACAAG AAAGCAAAAGCACTAAATGCCAAGAAAGAAGAAGGAAACAAAGAGTTCCGAGCAGGACATTTACAGGCAGCTTATGATTTATATTCTGAAGCTCTTGCCATCGATCCCTTTAACAAATTCACAAATTCTAAATTATATTGTAACAGAGGCACATGTAGTGCAAAG CTTGGTAAATCTCAGCAATGTATAGACGACTGTACAAAAGCTGTAGAATTGGACGATACCTATCTTAAAGCATATTTACGGAGAGCTAGAAG TTATATGGATATGGAATTATATGAAGAAGCTGTTCGTGATtatgaaaaagtaaataaattagACAGAACTCGAG aaaataaaagattattacAAGAAGCAAAATTAGAATTGAAAAAGAGTAAACGAAAAGACTATTATAAGTTGTTAGGTGTAAATAAAACAGCGACAgatgatgaaattaaaaaaagttacagAAAACGAGCTTTAGTACATCATCCAG ATCGTCACAGTCATGACACacctgaaaaacaaaaagatgaagaaaaaatatttaaagaaatcgGTGAAGCATACAGTGTTTTATCTGACCCTAAAAAGAAAGAACGTTATGATAGTGGTGCTGATATAGATGATTTAGAGGGTGGTGGAGGATTTG aTCATATAGATCCAAATATGATATTCCAGCAATTTTTCGGAGGAGGAGGAAATGGCTTTTCCTTCGGTGGCAACAGTGGTGGTCACAGTCacggaggaggaggaggaggttTTCCAGGAGGATTTAGTTTCCAGTTTGGATAA